Proteins from one Romboutsia sp. CE17 genomic window:
- the thrC gene encoding threonine synthase, producing the protein MKFISTRGNKESITASKAIIKGIAEDGGLYVPSKFPNFRDELKELCKLDYCQLTFYILRNFLSDFTDEELKYCINSAYRSTFSTEEITPITKIDKDYFLELYHGPTLAFKDIALSLMPYLLEVAINKNNLDKDILILTATSGDTGKAALEGFKNLDRIKISVFFPEDGVSDIQKLQMKTQEGKNVFVCGIKGNFDDAQSGVKNIFSNLAFNKYLNENGYLLSSANSINIGRLIPQIIYYFYSYFKLYNKNEINLFDKVNYVVPSGNFGNILAGYYAKEMGLPINKLICASNENKVLYDFFETGQYDINRDLVLTTSPSMDILISSNLERLLFESCNRDSKMINALYKSLYNNGFYKISNLMKDNLKSFCSYYASEDDVNKSIKHVFENYNYLIDTHTAVAYSALQEYKSSTQDKSKSIILSTASPYKFSTDVLNAIGYKVNDENYFNSIDKLSIITKTAIPNPINDLKGKKIIHNSTYEKNDLELSIKNFLEI; encoded by the coding sequence ATGAAATTTATAAGTACTAGAGGAAATAAAGAAAGTATTACAGCATCTAAAGCTATTATTAAAGGAATTGCTGAAGATGGAGGTCTTTATGTTCCTTCTAAATTTCCAAATTTTAGAGATGAATTAAAAGAACTATGTAAGCTTGATTATTGCCAACTTACATTTTACATATTGCGCAATTTTTTAAGCGATTTTACAGATGAAGAATTAAAATATTGTATTAACTCTGCATATAGGTCAACGTTTTCTACTGAAGAAATCACACCTATTACTAAAATAGATAAAGATTACTTTCTAGAGTTATACCATGGTCCAACTCTAGCTTTTAAAGACATTGCTCTTTCACTTATGCCCTATTTGTTAGAAGTAGCAATTAATAAAAATAATTTAGATAAAGATATTCTTATATTAACTGCTACATCTGGAGATACAGGAAAAGCCGCTTTAGAAGGTTTTAAAAATCTAGATAGGATTAAAATATCAGTATTTTTCCCAGAGGATGGTGTTAGCGATATACAAAAACTACAAATGAAGACTCAAGAAGGTAAGAATGTATTCGTCTGTGGTATAAAAGGAAATTTTGATGATGCCCAATCAGGAGTAAAAAATATTTTTTCTAATCTCGCATTTAATAAATATTTAAATGAAAATGGATATCTACTATCTTCTGCTAATTCTATTAATATCGGAAGATTAATCCCTCAAATAATATATTATTTTTATTCTTATTTTAAATTATACAATAAAAATGAGATTAACTTATTTGATAAGGTTAACTATGTAGTACCAAGTGGTAATTTCGGAAATATCCTTGCAGGTTACTATGCTAAAGAAATGGGACTCCCTATAAATAAATTAATTTGTGCTTCTAATGAAAATAAAGTATTATATGACTTTTTTGAAACTGGTCAATATGATATAAATAGAGACCTAGTATTAACAACTTCTCCATCTATGGACATACTTATATCAAGTAACCTTGAAAGATTATTGTTTGAATCTTGCAATAGAGATTCTAAAATGATAAATGCACTTTATAAAAGTCTTTATAATAATGGATTTTACAAAATATCAAATCTTATGAAAGATAATTTAAAATCCTTTTGTAGCTATTATGCTTCTGAAGATGATGTTAACAAATCAATTAAGCATGTTTTTGAAAACTATAACTATCTTATAGATACTCATACTGCAGTAGCTTATTCGGCGCTTCAAGAATATAAAAGTTCTACCCAGGATAAAAGTAAATCTATTATTTTAAGTACAGCTAGTCCTTATAAATTTTCAACTGATGTTCTAAATGCTATAGGATATAAAGTTAATGATGAAAATTATTTTAATTCAATTGATAAACTATCTATTATTACTAAGACGGCTATTCCTAATCCTATAAATGATCTTAAGGGTAAAAAAATAATTCATAATAGTACTTATGAAAAAAATGATTTAGAGTTATCAATAAAAAACTTTTTAGAAATTTAG
- the thrB gene encoding homoserine kinase produces the protein MIILLEIIVPATSANIGPGFDTLGLALNIYNKFYITEINEGLEIIGCDDKYKNEDNLVYKSIQYFYKKVKPHKNLCGLKIEIVNDIPICRGLGSSATCIVAGILAANILSESNLSKHELLKIATEIEGHPDNIAPALFGNLVVSIMENNDVYYDIIDFPEDLSFCALIPDFELSTSLSRDVLPKKIKFSDGVYNLSRSSLLISSIMNRNFDLIKFACKDKLHQDYRGPLINNYDDIVSESINLGSLGVFLSGAGPTILCIIKDADNTFINDIKSFISTLDSKWEVKHLKCDKRGSIVNIL, from the coding sequence GTGATTATATTGTTAGAAATAATTGTTCCTGCAACGAGTGCTAATATTGGTCCAGGATTTGATACTCTTGGTTTAGCATTAAATATATACAATAAATTTTATATAACTGAAATAAATGAAGGTCTCGAAATTATAGGTTGCGATGATAAGTATAAAAACGAAGATAATTTAGTTTATAAATCAATACAATATTTTTATAAAAAAGTAAAGCCGCATAAAAATCTATGTGGGCTAAAAATTGAAATTGTAAATGACATTCCAATATGTAGAGGTCTTGGCAGTAGTGCTACTTGTATAGTTGCCGGTATTCTAGCTGCAAATATATTATCTGAATCAAATTTAAGTAAACATGAACTACTTAAAATAGCTACAGAAATAGAAGGTCATCCTGATAATATTGCTCCAGCTTTATTTGGGAATTTAGTTGTATCTATTATGGAAAATAATGATGTGTATTATGACATAATAGATTTTCCTGAGGATCTTAGTTTTTGTGCACTTATTCCCGATTTTGAATTATCAACTTCTTTATCTCGCGATGTTCTTCCTAAAAAAATTAAATTTAGTGATGGTGTTTATAACTTAAGTAGATCCTCCCTACTAATTTCTTCTATTATGAATAGAAATTTCGATTTAATTAAATTTGCTTGCAAAGACAAATTACATCAGGATTATAGAGGTCCTTTGATTAATAATTATGATGATATAGTAAGTGAATCTATTAATCTAGGATCTTTAGGAGTATTTTTAAGCGGTGCTGGACCTACAATTCTGTGTATTATCAAAGATGCAGACAATACATTTATAAATGATATTAAATCATTTATTTCTACGCTTGATTCAAAATGGGAAGTAAAGCATCTTAAGTGTGATAAAAGAGGATCTATAGTAAACATATTATAA
- a CDS encoding magnesium transporter CorA family protein: MIRYYKTIDSKLEKLTSFESGCWINLVEPNQSEIHEISELLNLDVDSINAALDEEERSRIEVEDNHTLILIDIPIDESDASSSHYSTIPLGIIMLDDAILTVCTAQTKILNDFIVGHIRDFYTYMKTRFILQILYKNATYYLLYLRRINKMTTVIEREIYNSMQNKELIQLLELEKSLVYFSTSLKAIELVLNKMVRTPSIKRYEEDEDLLEDVIVENRQALEMATIYGDILSRIMDAFSAIISNNQNTVMQFLTVVTLIMAIPTIVSGFFGMNVPGIPFENNPNGFWITLLITCIICLIITLFMSRKKLL; encoded by the coding sequence ATGATAAGATACTATAAAACTATTGACTCTAAATTAGAAAAACTTACTTCCTTTGAAAGTGGATGTTGGATAAATCTTGTTGAGCCTAATCAAAGTGAAATACATGAAATATCAGAATTATTGAACCTAGATGTTGATAGTATAAATGCTGCTCTAGATGAAGAAGAACGCTCTAGAATTGAAGTTGAAGATAATCATACTCTTATTCTCATAGATATACCTATTGATGAAAGTGATGCATCATCATCTCATTATAGTACAATACCATTAGGTATTATTATGTTAGATGACGCCATTTTAACAGTATGCACTGCACAAACAAAAATCTTAAATGACTTTATTGTTGGTCATATAAGGGATTTCTATACTTATATGAAAACACGTTTTATTCTTCAAATACTTTATAAAAATGCTACTTATTACTTGTTATATCTAAGAAGAATAAACAAAATGACTACTGTTATTGAGCGTGAAATCTATAATTCAATGCAAAATAAAGAACTAATTCAATTATTAGAGCTTGAAAAATCTTTAGTATATTTCTCTACGTCATTAAAAGCAATAGAACTTGTTCTTAATAAAATGGTTAGAACTCCTAGTATTAAGAGATATGAGGAAGATGAAGATTTATTAGAGGATGTTATAGTTGAAAATAGACAGGCTCTAGAGATGGCTACTATATATGGAGATATATTAAGTAGAATCATGGATGCCTTTAGTGCAATAATAAGTAACAACCAAAATACTGTTATGCAATTTTTAACAGTTGTCACATTAATTATGGCTATTCCAACCATTGTTTCTGGTTTCTTTGGAATGAATGTACCAGGAATACCATTTGAGAATAATCCTAATGGCTTTTGGATTACATTACTTATTACATGTATAATTTGCTTGATTATAACTTTATTTATGTCTAGAAAAAAATTATTGTAA
- a CDS encoding SEL1-like repeat protein: MINTKFSIEKIKELPNDPKLGYAKGAFYEKVGKLDKAIEIYKEAAEEGHVKAQYTLGNIYKNKKQYHEAEKWLKMSYKNGYEEAAFDLGNMYYDIEGYEYALYWYEKIALLGDLSGQNNLGVVHFYLKDYVRSEKWLKEAANNNLGVACFNLALLYNLINRLSEAKEFYKKGSVLQENNCKYNLAVLNQDEDIKDSISLYKQLYKESDLKACFNLGLIMEIQKDYEEAKKYYKRAADRGNIKSQYRLAGIYDKENSIEDAIEYYERAIEGNYTLAKFKLANLYNRENEIESAKTYYEMASNDNYIDAKNNLAGLYFEEENYTKAISYYEDAIADGCKISIENIADLYYKINDIERAISYYLRNFDSISCQIKLAKIYEEIDRIEEAIIWYKKASDNNDVFSNYKLGCIYEKQGNKEEAKEYFIKAVENNHLNSRIHLGRIYYEEENYEEAKKMFEVTANEDNLYSQHMVGVIYHIYYNDYTNAKFWYDKARNNGCIESIFNLGQLSFKLNSYDEAEKYYAEGMKLGNKKCEYMLASIYYKKSFDIYKNLSNENFLESKHIIDSMPNININLDEVLIVNFDENKKIEDKDEEEYVPGYVLEVNENLEDEFNGIRKEMIIKS; this comes from the coding sequence ATGATAAATACAAAGTTTTCTATAGAAAAGATAAAAGAATTACCTAATGATCCGAAGTTAGGTTATGCTAAGGGAGCTTTTTATGAAAAAGTTGGAAAATTAGATAAAGCAATAGAGATATATAAAGAAGCTGCAGAAGAAGGTCATGTAAAAGCGCAGTATACTTTAGGTAATATTTATAAGAATAAAAAACAATATCATGAAGCTGAAAAATGGTTAAAAATGTCATATAAAAATGGATATGAAGAGGCTGCATTTGATTTAGGAAATATGTATTATGATATAGAAGGATATGAATATGCGCTTTATTGGTATGAAAAAATAGCGTTATTAGGTGACTTGTCAGGTCAAAATAATTTAGGCGTTGTACATTTTTATTTAAAGGATTATGTGAGAAGCGAAAAGTGGTTAAAAGAAGCTGCTAATAATAATTTGGGTGTTGCATGCTTTAACCTAGCGCTTTTATATAATTTAATAAATAGGCTAAGTGAAGCTAAAGAATTTTATAAAAAAGGATCGGTTTTACAAGAGAATAATTGTAAATATAATTTAGCAGTATTAAACCAAGATGAAGATATAAAAGATTCTATATCTTTATATAAACAACTTTACAAAGAATCTGATTTAAAAGCATGTTTTAACTTAGGTCTTATAATGGAGATTCAAAAGGATTATGAAGAGGCTAAGAAATACTATAAAAGGGCTGCTGATAGGGGGAATATTAAGTCTCAATATAGATTAGCTGGAATTTATGATAAAGAAAATAGTATAGAAGATGCTATAGAATATTATGAAAGGGCAATAGAAGGTAATTATACTTTGGCAAAGTTTAAATTAGCTAATTTATACAATAGAGAGAATGAGATTGAGAGTGCGAAGACGTATTATGAAATGGCATCTAATGACAATTATATAGATGCAAAAAATAATTTAGCAGGTTTATATTTTGAAGAAGAAAATTATACAAAGGCTATTAGTTATTATGAAGATGCTATAGCGGATGGATGTAAAATATCAATAGAAAATATAGCTGATTTATACTATAAGATAAATGATATTGAAAGAGCGATTTCTTATTATTTAAGAAACTTTGATTCGATATCTTGTCAAATAAAATTAGCTAAGATATATGAAGAAATTGATAGAATTGAAGAAGCTATAATATGGTATAAGAAAGCATCTGATAATAATGATGTATTTTCAAACTATAAATTAGGCTGTATATATGAAAAACAAGGTAATAAGGAAGAAGCCAAAGAGTATTTTATTAAAGCTGTAGAAAATAATCATTTAAATTCTAGAATACATTTAGGTAGAATTTATTATGAAGAAGAAAACTATGAAGAAGCTAAAAAGATGTTTGAAGTTACAGCAAATGAAGATAATTTATATTCTCAGCACATGGTAGGTGTAATTTATCATATTTATTACAATGATTATACTAATGCAAAATTTTGGTATGATAAAGCAAGAAATAATGGTTGCATTGAATCTATATTTAACTTAGGTCAACTTAGCTTTAAGTTAAATTCCTATGATGAAGCTGAAAAGTATTATGCTGAAGGTATGAAGCTTGGAAATAAGAAATGTGAATATATGTTAGCTAGTATTTATTATAAGAAAAGTTTTGATATTTATAAAAACTTATCAAATGAAAATTTTTTAGAAAGTAAACATATTATAGATTCTATGCCAAATATTAATATAAATTTAGATGAAGTATTAATTGTAAACTTTGATGAAAATAAAAAAATTGAAGATAAAGATGAAGAAGAATATGTTCCTGGATACGTTCTAGAAGTTAATGAAAATTTAGAGGATGAATTTAATGGCATTAGAAAAGAAATGATAATAAAAAGCTAA